The proteins below come from a single Prolixibacter sp. NT017 genomic window:
- a CDS encoding DUF4252 domain-containing protein produces the protein MKKLFIILLMLLPFQMMAQDAVDKLFDKYSGKDGFTTVNISGKLLGMASQFEQDDKEAQNMLSSLTGIRILSVDDEGLNKSLNFYDELNKDHFFDKIKGEYELLMDVKEKGQVVKFYIKENKEKRISHLLMVVGGDDNALISITGNLDMNEIAKIGQGVHIGGLEHLNDIEKGEKPDKPAKPEKPAKN, from the coding sequence ATGAAAAAACTATTTATTATCCTGTTGATGTTACTGCCATTTCAGATGATGGCACAGGATGCAGTCGATAAGTTATTTGACAAATATTCTGGTAAGGATGGTTTCACTACCGTGAATATTTCAGGAAAATTACTGGGTATGGCGTCTCAGTTCGAGCAGGACGACAAGGAAGCCCAGAACATGTTGTCGAGCCTTACGGGAATTCGTATCCTTTCGGTGGACGACGAAGGCTTGAACAAATCGCTCAACTTCTATGATGAATTGAACAAAGACCATTTCTTCGACAAAATCAAAGGAGAGTATGAGTTGCTGATGGATGTGAAGGAGAAAGGTCAGGTTGTTAAGTTCTACATCAAAGAGAACAAAGAGAAACGAATATCCCATTTGCTGATGGTGGTTGGCGGCGACGATAATGCCCTTATCAGCATCACCGGAAACCTCGATATGAACGAGATTGCCAAAATCGGGCAGGGCGTTCACATCGGCGGACTGGAACACCTGAATGATATAGAGAAGGGGGAAAAGCCAGATAAGCCAGCAAAACCCGAAAAGCCTGCAAAAAATTAA
- a CDS encoding RNA polymerase sigma factor — MDSKTFKTEVVPMSGKLLRFAVRFLRDDEQARDVVQEVFMKLWSRRTELAGVDNIEAYAMRMTRNLCIDEIQKHRSISLDQMKARTEWISDMKQADEVAEHKDSARLAKEIIDQLPEQQRAVIHLRDIEHYELNEIARVLDMQNSAVRANLSRARKKVRDEMIKRINHGNPKSRNITGKVL; from the coding sequence ATGGATTCCAAAACATTTAAAACAGAAGTTGTCCCGATGTCCGGCAAGTTGCTCCGGTTCGCCGTCCGGTTTCTCCGCGACGATGAGCAAGCCAGGGATGTGGTGCAGGAGGTGTTTATGAAGCTTTGGAGTCGGCGGACGGAGTTGGCAGGAGTCGATAACATTGAAGCTTACGCCATGCGGATGACGAGGAATCTGTGCATCGATGAGATACAGAAACACCGGAGTATCTCGCTGGACCAGATGAAGGCACGTACCGAATGGATTTCGGACATGAAGCAGGCCGATGAGGTGGCAGAACACAAGGATTCAGCGCGGCTGGCGAAAGAAATTATCGACCAGTTGCCGGAACAACAGCGCGCCGTGATTCACCTGCGGGATATTGAACATTACGAACTGAATGAAATCGCCCGGGTACTGGATATGCAGAACAGTGCGGTCAGGGCGAATCTTTCGAGAGCACGAAAAAAAGTGCGTGATGAAATGATAAAACGAATCAACCATGGAAACCCGAAGAGCAGAAATATTACTGGAAAAGTACTTTGA